From a region of the Mycobacterium sp. SMC-8 genome:
- a CDS encoding arginine repressor, translated as MAAGAGGGRAVTAAGTRAGRQARIVALLSSQSVRSQGELAALLADEGIEVTQATLSRDLEELGAVKLRGADGGVGVYIVPEDGSPVRGVAGGTERVTRLLGDLLVSTDSSANLAVLRTPPGAAHYLASALDRAALPYVVGTVAGDDTILVIAREPMTGAELAATIENLSQA; from the coding sequence ATGGCTGCTGGAGCGGGCGGGGGTCGGGCGGTGACGGCGGCCGGCACCCGCGCGGGCCGGCAGGCCCGCATCGTCGCGCTGCTGTCGTCGCAGTCGGTGCGCAGCCAGGGTGAGCTGGCCGCGCTGCTGGCCGACGAGGGTATCGAGGTCACGCAGGCGACGCTCTCGCGCGACCTCGAAGAGCTCGGCGCGGTCAAACTGCGGGGCGCCGACGGCGGTGTCGGCGTCTACATCGTCCCCGAGGACGGCAGCCCGGTGCGAGGTGTCGCGGGCGGCACCGAACGCGTCACCCGGCTGCTCGGAGATCTGCTGGTGTCCACCGATTCCAGCGCCAACCTCGCCGTGCTGCGCACGCCGCCGGGCGCCGCGCATTACCTGGCCAGCGCGCTGGACCGGGCCGCGCTGCCGTACGTGGTGGGCACCGTCGCCGGTGACGACACCATCCTCGTGATCGCCCGCGAACCGATGACCGGCGCCGAGCTGGCCGCCACCATCGAGAACCTTTCACAAGCCTGA
- a CDS encoding argininosuccinate synthase produces the protein MSERVILAYSGGLDTSVAISWIGKETGREVVAVAIDLGQGGEDMEVVRQRALDCGAVEAVVVDARDEFAEQYCLPAIQSNALYMDRYPLVSALSRPLIVKHLVDAAREHSGGIVAHGCTGKGNDQVRFEVGFASLAPDLEVLAPVRDYAWTREKAIAFAEENAIPINVTKRSPFSIDQNVWGRAVETGFLEHLWNAPTKDVYDYTEDPTVNWSTPDEVIVGFEKGVPVSIDGNPVTVLQAIEQLNERAGAQGVGRLDVVEDRLVGIKSREIYEAPGAMVLITAHTELEHVTLERELGRFKRTTDQKWGELVYDGLWFSPLKTALESFVAKTQEHVSGEIRLVLHGGHIAVNGRRSQESLYDFNLATYDEGDTFDQSAAKGFVHVHGLSSSLSARRDLAGK, from the coding sequence ATGTCCGAGCGCGTCATCCTCGCGTATTCCGGCGGTCTGGACACCTCGGTGGCGATCAGCTGGATCGGCAAGGAGACTGGCCGTGAGGTCGTCGCGGTGGCCATCGACCTCGGCCAGGGCGGCGAGGACATGGAAGTGGTGCGGCAGCGTGCGCTGGACTGCGGCGCCGTGGAGGCTGTCGTCGTCGACGCCCGCGACGAGTTCGCCGAGCAGTACTGCCTGCCGGCCATCCAGTCCAACGCCCTCTACATGGACCGTTACCCGCTGGTCTCGGCGCTGAGCCGGCCGCTGATCGTCAAGCACCTCGTCGACGCGGCCCGTGAGCACAGCGGCGGCATCGTCGCCCACGGCTGCACAGGCAAGGGCAACGACCAGGTGCGCTTCGAGGTCGGATTCGCCTCGCTGGCGCCGGACCTCGAGGTGCTGGCTCCGGTGCGCGACTACGCCTGGACCCGCGAGAAGGCCATCGCGTTCGCCGAGGAGAACGCGATCCCGATCAACGTGACGAAGCGGTCACCGTTCTCGATCGACCAGAACGTCTGGGGCCGCGCCGTGGAAACCGGCTTCCTGGAACACCTCTGGAACGCGCCGACCAAGGACGTCTACGACTACACCGAGGATCCGACGGTCAACTGGAGCACCCCCGACGAGGTGATCGTCGGCTTCGAGAAGGGTGTGCCGGTCTCGATCGACGGCAACCCTGTCACCGTGTTGCAGGCCATCGAGCAACTCAACGAGCGGGCCGGCGCCCAAGGGGTGGGCCGCCTGGACGTGGTCGAAGACCGCCTCGTCGGCATCAAGAGCCGCGAGATCTACGAGGCGCCCGGCGCCATGGTCCTGATCACCGCGCACACCGAACTCGAGCACGTCACCCTGGAGCGCGAACTCGGCCGGTTCAAGCGCACCACCGACCAGAAGTGGGGCGAACTGGTCTATGACGGACTCTGGTTCTCCCCGTTGAAGACCGCGCTGGAGTCGTTCGTCGCCAAGACACAGGAGCACGTGTCCGGCGAGATCCGGCTGGTGCTGCACGGCGGCCACATCGCGGTGAATGGACGCCGGAGCCAGGAATCTCTGTACGACTTCAACCTCGCCACCTACGACGAGGGCGACACCTTCGACCAGTCCGCGGCAAAGGGTTTCGTGCACGTGCACGGACTGTCGTCGAGCCTGTCGGCGCGCCGGGACCTGGCGGGCAAGTGA
- the argH gene encoding argininosuccinate lyase, translated as MSTNEGSLWGGRFADGPADALAALSKSTHFDWVLAPYDVAASKAHARVLFGAGLLTEEQRDGLLAGLDSLGADVADGSFGPLVTDEDVHGALERGLIDRVGPDLGGRLRAGRSRNDQVATLFRMWLRDAIRRVADGVLDVVSALQTQAAAHPTAIMPGKTHLQSAQPVLLAHHLLAHAHPLLRDVDRLADFDKRAAVSPYGSGALAGSSLGLDPDAIADELGFGSAADNSIDATASRDFAAEAAFVFSMIAVDLSRLAEDIILWSTTEFGYVTLHDAWSTGSSIMPQKKNPDIAELARGKSGRLIGNLTGLLATLKAQPLAYNRDLQEDKEPVFDSVAQLELLLPAMAGLVATLRFDVDRMAGLAPLGYTLATDVAEWLVRRGVPFRVAHEAAGAAVRAAEARGIGLEELADAELTGIHPALTPDVRDVLTTEGSVNSRDARGGTAPVQVARQLRAVRDAADSLRLRLRR; from the coding sequence ATGAGCACCAACGAGGGTTCGCTGTGGGGCGGCCGCTTCGCCGACGGACCGGCCGACGCCCTTGCCGCGCTCAGCAAGTCGACCCACTTCGACTGGGTGCTGGCCCCGTACGACGTCGCGGCGTCGAAAGCGCACGCGCGGGTGCTGTTCGGTGCCGGTCTGCTGACGGAGGAACAACGTGACGGGCTGCTCGCCGGTCTGGACAGTCTCGGCGCTGATGTCGCCGACGGCAGCTTCGGACCGCTGGTCACCGACGAAGACGTGCACGGTGCGCTGGAGCGCGGCCTGATCGACCGGGTCGGCCCCGACCTCGGCGGTCGTCTGCGGGCGGGGCGTTCGCGCAACGACCAGGTGGCCACTCTGTTCCGGATGTGGCTGCGCGACGCGATCCGGCGGGTCGCCGACGGTGTGCTCGACGTGGTGTCCGCACTGCAGACCCAGGCGGCCGCGCACCCCACCGCGATCATGCCGGGCAAAACCCATCTGCAGTCGGCGCAGCCCGTGCTGCTGGCCCACCATCTGCTCGCCCACGCGCATCCGCTGCTGCGCGACGTCGACCGGCTCGCTGACTTCGACAAGCGGGCCGCGGTGTCGCCCTACGGCTCCGGTGCGCTGGCCGGCTCATCGCTGGGCCTTGATCCCGACGCGATCGCCGACGAACTCGGTTTCGGTTCCGCAGCGGACAATTCGATCGACGCCACCGCGTCCCGGGATTTCGCGGCCGAGGCGGCGTTCGTGTTCTCCATGATCGCCGTCGATCTGTCGCGCCTCGCCGAGGACATCATCCTCTGGAGCACAACGGAATTCGGCTACGTCACGCTGCACGACGCGTGGTCGACGGGCAGCTCCATCATGCCGCAGAAGAAGAACCCCGACATCGCCGAACTGGCCCGCGGCAAGTCCGGCCGGTTGATCGGTAACCTCACCGGGCTGCTGGCCACCCTGAAGGCACAACCGCTGGCGTACAACCGCGACCTGCAGGAGGACAAGGAACCGGTCTTCGACTCGGTGGCGCAGCTGGAGCTGCTGCTGCCCGCGATGGCGGGCCTGGTCGCGACCCTGCGCTTCGACGTCGACCGGATGGCCGGGCTTGCCCCGCTGGGCTACACGCTGGCCACCGATGTCGCCGAATGGCTTGTGCGCCGCGGGGTGCCGTTCCGTGTCGCCCACGAAGCCGCCGGCGCGGCGGTACGCGCCGCCGAGGCCCGCGGGATCGGGCTCGAAGAGCTCGCCGACGCCGAGCTCACCGGCATCCATCCGGCCCTGACCCCCGACGTGCGCGACGTCCTCACCACCGAGGGCTCGGTCAACTCACGCGACGCGCGTGGTGGAACCGCGCCGGTCCAGGTGGCCCGGCAGTTGAGGGCAGTGCGCGATGCCGCGGATTCGTTGCGGCTCCGGTTGAGGCGGTAA